In Kryptolebias marmoratus isolate JLee-2015 linkage group LG11, ASM164957v2, whole genome shotgun sequence, the following proteins share a genomic window:
- the c2cd4a gene encoding C2 calcium-dependent domain-containing protein 4A has protein sequence MWVVEKLRVSVERSNLPIPSAELSFKISDIMLGDKSDKSKRISLCPNIITPDNIPEFCIPPTILSLQEMKNTEQKGAARTIRVSQCEKAKPEKEVAFHEAFNPHIIQVESVDESPCDGCSDEETTNADPQSQAALSLPHLAKAQTSYGFCTLLESPHTRRKESIFHSDPGSSPLLLPRSRSSTCSKITHPASPCSSPSSFSLNSLTSRLSPRSYTMSWQAPLDSDTTSSTESSPFSSPLLSRCPAKSSLFKALSHELLLSRNIRKAMVSRNNSLSTDEGSSTDNSPNIMRRASEGLAEGLPSSCSLAPPNIFPMDLTLHRERAMKERMVPVGKDGSLRLSAEYCPDNQRLRVRLISAEGLYPLSVDPKIINCSVSIFLVPGKVQKQRSTVIRKSRNPIFNEDFFFDGISEEELSQRSLRFKVVNKMSTLKRDYLLGDCDLPLSSIVTL, from the coding sequence ATGTGGGTGGTGGAGAAGCTGCGCGTGTCAGTGGAGAGATCTAACCTGCCTATCCCATCAGCAGaactcagctttaaaatcagtGACATCATGTTAGGAGACAAAAGTGACAAATCTAAGAGGATTTCTCTATGTCCTAATATCATCACCCCCGACAACATCCCAGAGTTCTGCATCCCGCCAACGATTTTATCCTTGCAGGAGATGAAGAATACAGAGCAAAAAGGAGCAGCTCGCACGATCAGGGTGTCTCAGTGTGAGAAGGCTAAACCGGAAAAAGAAGTGGCGTTTCATGAGGCATTCAATCCTCACATCATTCAGGTAGAAAGTGTGGATGAGAGCCCCTGTGATGGTTGCAGTGATGAGGAGACAACCAATGCAGATCCTCAGAGCCAGGCAGCTCTGTCCCTTCCTCACCTGGCCAAAGCCCAGACCAGCTATGGCTTTTGCACCTTACTCGAGAGCCCCCATACCAGGAGAAAGGAGTCCATTTTCCATTCTGATCCAGGTTCCTCTCCACTGTTGCTGCCCAGGAGTCGATCCAGTACTTGCTCTAAAATTACCCACCCTGCCTCACCATGCTCCTCTCCATCTTCGTTCAGCCTTAACAGCCTGACCTCCAGGCTTTCCCCAAGAAGCTACACTATGAGCTGGCAGGCCCCTTTGGACAGTGACACAACTTCCTCCACTGAATCCTCACCTTTCAGCTCTCCGCTGCTGTCCAGGTGCCCCGCCAAGTCTTCCCTTTTTAAAGCACTGAGCCATGAACTGCTGCTGTCAAGGAACATAAGAAAAGCAATGGTGTCCCGGAACAACTCCCTGTCTACAGATGAGGGCAGCTCCACCGATAACAGCCCAAATATCATGAGGAGAGCATCAGAGGGGTTGGCTGAAGGCCTGCCCAGCAGTTGCAGCCTAGCACCACCCAACATCTTCCCCATGGACTTGACACTGCACAGAGAGAGGGCAATGAAGGAAAGAATGGTGCCTGTAGGAAAAGATGGCAGTCTGAGACTCTCAGCAGAATACTGTCCAGATAACCAAAGACTGCGAGTTCGACTGATCAGCGCGGAGGGCCTTTATCCCCTCTCTGTGGACCCTAAGATTATCAACTGCAGCGTCAGCATTTTTCTGGTCCCTGGAAAAGTCCAGAAGCAGCGCAGCACGGTAATAAGAAAGAGCCGCAATCCAATATTTAATGAAGATTTCTTCTTTGATGGTATCTCAGAGGAGGAGCTCAGCCAAAGATCTCTTCGCTTTAAAGTAGTGAACAAAATGTCCACCCTGAAAAGAGACTATCTCCTTGGAGACTGTGATTTGCCTCTGTCAAGCATTGTAACATTATAA